One genomic window of Solea solea chromosome 12, fSolSol10.1, whole genome shotgun sequence includes the following:
- the agbl2 gene encoding cytosolic carboxypeptidase 2: MAVSAIRNWWNTYLQVKSDTDDSSTEEEEEKLSDKGQLSANLHQTLRTRQLLIDFDGSRPVFSLRAPRDLVNFPSISRPHWPTECEVISDIVHHIEWDPPEPEPFYQPTGHERTPLPLGEERGKVVFCIDHATKQPYFTCSRVGGSRGPVKRATPDVSQTDFTLEFESRFESGNLQKAVQVGDHEYELTLSTDMYTRKHTQWFYFRVRNMKAGVTYRFTIVNLMKSSSLYSLGMKPLLYSEKAAKEKGVGWQRTGSNIKYYRNCNPNTKDNNSDTIPLYSLTWTLHFPYDSDTCYLSHCYPYTYSRLQRYLRQISSNPKVVSYCTMRVLCHSLAGNTVYVMTITNRADAKLESRRKKAVVVTARVHPGETNGSWMMEGLLDFLLGDSEDAQLLRDTFVFKIVPMLNPDGVVVGNYRCSLTGRDLNRNYKTLLRESFPCVLHTLNMVKRLVAEMDVVLYCDFHGHNRKNNVFMYGCSNRSDASLKLQERVFPLMMSKNASNKFSFKSCKFRVHKSKEGTGRIAMWRLGIRNSYTMEATFGGSTLGDRRGTHFSTRDLKSMGFYFCDTLLDYCDPDATKTTHCLAELAVLLRKQVKERLGKDLRTDFNISMSDLETSTSGSNSSDSDGLPVHLLNQTVHPEGTPVKKKKKKKKKKKRLRSHKERNRLRQERVKINTEQKVPQSSPTNIETTVKEIVPEKPFGQHRTKWQVNGLIKKAVIIPPNLNPEVSQVNMWQGCEPKDDCLDKMKTSYLQRQTDDQRMDTGQWRCSSQLLHLSALILPTPNLMLPSQRQYHCSRPSLVSYNVCRGLLPSLATSYRSPSSLCVKMAPDTTKRLLSTFTSDKINNRCIYRDRKSLWSSERYYVPDDSSPSHTDVTKTEEQEDDPPKVGLSVFGCLPFGEQKQGNITPDPSCGETEAHSSLFEPVMKTSDLRGKRLCKETPVSKPSGLLKMKLPHPQSDTLSKLQTEGLRHYDNRRQSQKRTDPQEAVVAITRPSQSAPL, translated from the exons ATGGCCGTTTCTGCCATCAGGAACTGGTGGAATACTTACCTGCAGGTCAAGTCGGACACGGACGACTCCagcacagaggaagaggaggagaaattaTCCGACAAAGGGCAGC TGTCTGCAAACCTACACCAGACTCTGCGGACCAGGCAGCTGCTCATAGATTTTGATGGCAGCAGACCTGTTTTTAGTCTCAGGGCGCCGCGGGACCTGGTTAACTTTCCATCGATCTCCCGCCCCCACTGGCCCACAGAGTGCGAGGTCATCAGCGACATCGTCCATCACATAG AGTGGGACCCTCCAGAGCCAGAGCCTTTTTATCAGCCCACGGGACACGAGAGGACGCCACTGCCACTCGGAGAGGAAAGAGGGAAAGTGGTATTCTGCATTGACCATG CCACTAAACAGCCATATTTCACCTGCTCTCGTGTTGGAGGGAGCAGAGGACCCGTTAAAAGGGCCACTCCTGACGTCAGTCAGACAGATTTCACCCTTGAGTTTGAGTCACGCTTTGAGAGTGGGAACCTTCAGAAAGCCGTGCAAGT CGGTGACCATGAATATGAGCTGACCTTAAGCACAGACATGTACACTAGAAAGCACACGCAGTGGTTCTACTTCAGAGTCAGGAACATGAAGGCGGGAGTGACCTACCGCTTCACTATTGTGAACTTGATGAAGAGCAGCAGTCTGTATTCTCTGGGGATGAAACCTCTCCTCTACTCTGAGAAAGCTGCCAAAGAGAAAGGTGTTGGATGGCAACGCACCGGCTCCAACATCAAGTATTACCGTAACTGCAATCCG AACACGAAGGACAACAACAGCGACACCATCCCCCTGTACTCACTCACCTGGACGCTCCACTTCCCTTATGACTCAGATACCTGCTACCTGTCCCACTGCTACCCCTACACCTACTCACGCCTGCAGCGCTACCTTAGACAAATTTCTTCCAACCCAAAGGTTGTGTCTTACTGTACGATGCGAGTGCTGTGCCACAGCCTTGCTGGGAACACGGTGTATGTGATGACAATAACCAATCGTGCGGACGCCAAGCtggagagcaggaggaagaaaGCTGTGGTGGTGACGGCCCGAGTGCATCCCGGAGAAACCAATGGGTCCTGGATGATGGAGGGGTTGCTGGACTTCCTGCTCGGAGACTCAGAAGATGCTCAGCTACTCAGggacacttttgtttttaag ATTGTGCCGATGCTGAACCCCGATGGTGTGGTGGTGGGGAATTACCGCTGCTCTCTGACAGGAAGGGACCTCAACAGAAACTACAAGACTCTGCTCAGGGAGTCTTTCCCCTGTGTGTTGCACACACTAAACATGGTGAAAAG GTTGGTGGCTGAGATGGACGTTGTTCTCTACTGTGACTTTCATGGCCACAATCGCAAAAACAACGTCTTCATGTACGGTTGTAGCAACCGTAGCGATGCTTCTCTGAAGCTTCAGGAAAGAGTTTTTCCACTCATGATGAGCAAGAATGCCAGCAACAAG TTCTCCTTCAAGAGCTGTAAATTCAGGGTGCATAAGAGCAAAGAGGGAACTGGACGGATTGCCATGTGGAGACTTGGCATCAGAAACAGCTACACCATGGAGGCCACGTTTGGAGGCTCCACACTGG GTGACAGGAGAGGAACGCACTTTTCTACTCGAGACCTGAAATCCATGGGCTTTTATTTTTGCGACACCCTGCTGGATTACTGCGACCCTGATGCAACGAAG ACGACTCACTGCCTGGCAGAGTTGGCAGTGCTGTTGAGAAAGCAGGTCAAAGAGAGGCTGGGCAAAGATTTGAgaactgattttaacatctccATGTCTGACCTGGAAACCAG CACCAGTGGTTCAAATAGTTCTGATTCAGACGGACTCCCAGTGCATTTACTGAACCAGACAGTCCATCCAGAG GGAACtccagtgaagaagaagaagaagaagaagaagaagaagaagcgtttAAGGAGTCATAAGGAGAGGAACAGGCTGAGACAAGAGAGAGTGAAGATCAACACAGAGCAAAAAGTCCCGCAAAGCAGCCCAACAAATATT GAGACCACAGTGAAAGAGATCGTTCCAGAGAAACCTTTTGGACAGCACAGGACAAAATGGCAG GTGAATGGTTTGATCAAAAAAGCAGTGATCATTCCTCCAAATCTTAACCCTGAGGTCAGTCAGGTGAATATGTGGCAAGGATGTGAGCCCAAG GACGACTGCCTGGACAAAATGAAGACCTCATACTTGCAACGACAAACAG ACGACCAGCGGATGGATACAGGACAGTGGCGATGCTCCTCTCAGCTCTTACATCTGAGTGCTCTCATTTTACCGACTCCAAACCTCATGCTTCCCAGCCAGAGGCAGTATCACTGCTCTCGACCATCGCTTGTCTCCTACAACGTCTGCAGAg GGCTGCTGCCTTCCCTGGCAACGTCCTACAG GTCTCCCTCATCACTGTGTGTCAAGATGGCTCCGGACACAACAAAGCGCCTGCTGTCAACTTTCACCAGTGACAAGATCAACAACCGCTGTAtttacagagacagaaaatCTTTATGGTCGTCCGAACGTTACTATGTGCCTGATGATTCCTCCCCCTCACACACAGATGTCACCAAGactgaggagcaggaggacgaTCCCCCCAAAG tgggtttgtctgtgtttggatGTTTACCATTTGGAGAGCAGAAGCAGGGAAACATCACACCTGATCCCTCGTGCGGAGAAACTGAAGCACACAGCAGTTTATTTGAGCCTGTGATGAAGACCTCAGATCTCAGAGGAAAAAG ACTCTGTAAAGAGACTCCTGTGTCAAAGCCTTCCGGCCTCTTGAAGATGAAACTTCCACATCCACAGAGTGACACTCTCAGTAAACTTCAGACAGAAGGCCTCAGACATTATGACAACAGAAGACAAAGCCAAAAAAGGACAGATCCACAAGAGGCGGTGGTCGCCATCACAAGGCCGTCACAGTCTGCTCCACTTTAG
- the LOC131470640 gene encoding seipin-like: MYECEERPQMQQSAGRQGGTRTTTRNTGSPDSSGSHQMRAVMGSFLPWLHDVAAVTLLKARRTLFQAAILFCVLGLLLWVSIFLYGSFYYSYMPTVSFSTPVHFYYTSDCGTSEPGLCSFPKANISFMKNERDQVMAYDQPYRVSLELEMPESPVNEHVGMFMVRMSSYTKGGRIVSSVGRSTMLHYRSSLLQTVSTLVFSPLLLTGIAEQKQLIEVELYLDYKQNANQPTIGAVIEIQSKRVQVYSSQLRIHAYFTGIRYLLYNFPLTSAVIGVASNFAFLSAIVLFSYLQFIWGGIWPPDQVRVRVVMGDNTRIQQRRQEARKRMERENSQMELASPKVIGSVNEASDFQGNDTRAEELSKTSSVIPDVPNTKKEESHDLKEPDEKDDSGGCPQPPEGGAILRQRPGPWMSL, translated from the coding sequence ATGTATGAATGTGAGGAGCGTCCACAGATGCAGCAGTCTGCTGGACGCCAAGGAGGGACAAGGACCACAACCAGGAACACAGGAAGCCCAGACTCTTCCGGATCACACCAAATGAGAGCTGTGATGGGGTCCTTCCTACCCTGGCTGCACGATGTGGCAGCTGTGACTCTTCTAAAAGCCCGGCGGACTTTATTTCAGGCTGCCATCCTGTTTTGTGTCCTGGGTCTGCTGCTCTGGGTGTCCATATTTCTCTATGGAAGCTTCTACTATTCCTACATGCCCACTGTGAGCTTCTCCACCCCGGTTCACTTTTACTACACCTCAGATTGTGGTACCTCAGAGCCGGGGCTCTGTTCATTCCCCAAGGCCAACATCTCCTTCATGAAGAACGAGAGGGACCAGGTTATGGCTTATGACCAACCTTATCGTGTATCTTTGGAGTTAGAGATGCCAGAGTCACCAGTGAATGAGCATGTGGGCATGTTCATGGTCAGGATGTCTTCCTATACTAAGGGTGGGAGGATAGTCTCATCAGTGGGAAGATCTACTATGCTGCACTATCGCTCCAGCCTCCTGCAGACTGTCAGTACTTTagttttctctcctctgctccttACTGGGATTGCTGAGCAGAAGCAGCTCATCGAGGTCGAGCTCTACTTAGACTACAAGCAAAATGCGAATCAACCCACTATTGGCGCGGTCATCGAGATCCAGTCCAAACGAGTGCAGGTCTACTCATCCCAGCTGCGCATTCATGCATACTTCACCGGTATCCGTTACCTTCTGTACAACTTCCCCCTGACATCTGCAGTGATCGGCGTCGCCTCCAACTTTGCCTTTCTCAGTGCCATTGTGCTGTTCAGCTACTTGCAGTTCATATGGGGGGGAATCTGGCCTCCAGACCAAGTAAGAGTGAGGGTTGTGATGGGAGACAACACCCGCATACagcagaggagacaggaggCTCGCAAACGCATGGAGAGGGAGAACTCACAAATGGAACTTGCCTCCCCCAAAGTGATTGGTTCTGTGAATGAAGCATCTGATTTCCAGGGAAATGACACAAGGGCTGAGGAGTTGTCAAAGACGTCCTCAGTTATCCCAGATGTGCCCAATACTAAGAAGGAAGAGTCTCATGACTTGAAGGAGCCCGATGAGAAAGACGACTCAGGTGGATGCCCTCAGCCCCCTGAGGGAGGAGCGATACTCCGTCAGAGACCTGGACCCTGGATGAGCCTGTGA
- the fnbp4 gene encoding formin-binding protein 4 isoform X1 translates to MGKKTRLTGGAVGRRTILQLSPLRTGNAGDREEAPSGSDDEQEGDGHRFIREKRLNMKAPAVKATEGLSLLGAYEDSEEEDAGESQHLTSNSQHNQSADIDSTLANFMAEIDAITTQPSSDGTTSQPSVPTPTPPRPEGDNQQPSASDGQNQTTDFEYNTQYSLAGVDVEMGDWQEVWDDNSGCYYYWNTVTNEVSWELPHYLADQVQSLGKSNSSNVNGNGTAHGGHYTEENYAPAAAPTSVKETKPKEVMESVVGLTSEEEERHGVAASLLGPLIPSEVKEAEEKWRKRVIKGLDETENSQDSEGEGGRPVGSPATPLRDTESVPTVQKDISKKQTGDNSDAEEETEEDTVELELALERKKAELRALEEGDASTGASSPCSETSQEASGSRGGLVKKNRWKTAFPSTASPESNSRGSDIQDSTETVACPKVPENVAAGEDMETDNAEEKADSKPSVKEEGETAELKVETPELKFQIGELANTLTSKMEFLGIDKKAISNFQLLLLQTETRIADWREGALNGVYLRRRLQEAAEHIKYYELNATPKGWSCHWDREHRRYFYVKDRSGASQWDFPTEDDKEEDPKGAQGTETQTSMQGDTKTSSTSTGGITGSFACPAIAPPVPPQPCTFWSPAQPPLPDSPPPPPPPSLPPLPPLPPDSPPPPPPPPDSEGEIMEVEMEMDDDDDNDGEPPAPGTEEDGSGRPPLPPGTANIKIVDSSGSLGKGQKRKASQLNKAIIGSSPILYTQAPASAAAIMSAAAYWSMPAVSTPLVSCEPPAPPVPILSPQPPLPPPQPPFEPPVPKAPPTDKTKKVKKDKSKKSKTKMPSLVKKWQSIQKELDEEEKSSSSDEDRDQLNKKSIEDWKQQQLQTGKASKNANFEALPQDWRERVKKRKMNST, encoded by the exons ATGGGGAAGAAAACTCGCCTCACAGGAGGAGCGGTCGGTCGTAGAACAATATTACAGCTTTCACCGCTCCGCACAGGGAATGCCGGAGACAGGGAAGAAGCACCGTCTGGATCTGATG ACGAGCAGGAGGGTGATGGGCATCGATTCATAAGAGAGAAACGTTTAAACATGAAGGCTCCTGCAGTAAAGGCCACAG AGGGCCTGTCTCTTCTTGGAGCCTATGaagacagtgaggaggaggatgctggAGAGTCTCAACATTTAACTTCAAACTCTCAACATAACCAGTCAGCTGACATCGACAGTACACTGGCAAATTTCATGGCT GAAATTGATGCTATTACCACTCAGCCAAGTTCAGATGGTACAACATCTCAACCTTCAGTCCCGACTCCCACCCCACCCAGACCTGAGGGGGATAATCAGCAGCCATCTGCCAGTGACGGACAGAATCAAACCACAGATTTTGAGTACAATACTCAATATTCACTAGCTGGAG tggatGTAGAGATGGGAGACTGGCAAGAGGTGTGGGATGACAACTCTGGTTGCTATTACTACTGGAACACAGTGACTAACGAGGTGTCCTGGGAGCTGCCGCACTATCTTGCTGATCAGGTGCAAAGTCTGGGGAAGTCAAACAG CTCTAATGTTAATGGAAATGGGACAGCTCATGGAGGTCATTACACAGAGGAAAACTATGCACCTGCTGCAGCTCCAACATCAGTGAAAGAGACTAAACCTAAG GAGGTAATGGAGAGTGTCGTAGGACTTACaagtgaagaggaggagcgCCACGGAGTGGCTGCATCACTTCTTGGTCCTCTCATCCCCTCAGAAGtgaaagaagcagaagaaaaatggagaaaaagagTAATTAAGGGTTTGGACGAGACTGAGAACAGTCAGGATTCTGAGGGAGAGGGCGGACGTCCTGTTGGATCTCCAGCTACCCCTCTGCGTGACACAGAATCAGTCCCCACGGTGCAGAAAGATATTTCAAAGAAGCAGACAGGTGACAACTCCGATGCTGAGGAGGAAACGGAGGAAGACACGGTGGAGCTGGAACTGgctctggagagaaaaaag GCAGAGCTCCGGGCACTGGAGGAGGGAGATGCGAGCACGGGGGCTTCCAGTCCTTGTTCTGAGACGAGCCAAGAAGCTTCCGGTTCTCGTGGTGGTTTAGTGAAGAAAAACCGGTGGAAGACCGCCTTCCCCTCTACTGCCAGCCCTGAATCTAACAGCAGAGGCTCAGATATACAGGACAGTACAGAGACTG TAGCATGTCCTAAAGTCCCAGAGAATGTTGCAGCAGGAGAAGACATGGAAACAGACAACGCTGAGGAGAAAGCAGATTCAAAACCTTCAGTAAAAGAAGAAGGGGAAACAGCTGAGCTCAAAGTGGAAACGCCTGAGCTGAAG TTTCAGATTGGAGAACTGGCTAACACCTTAACTAGCAAGATGGAGTTCCTGGGAATAGACAAAAAAGCAATCTCTAActtccagctcctcctgctgcaaACTGAG ACACGAATCGCTGACTGGAGGGAGGGTGCTCTGAATGGAGTCTATCTACGCCGCAGGCTGCAGGAAGCTGCTGAACACATAAAATATTACGAACTTAACGCCACCCCTAAAGGCTGGTCCTGCCACTGGGACAG AGAGCACAGGCGGTATTTCTATGTGAAGGACCGGAGCGGGGCCTCCCAGTGGGATTTCCCAACAGAGGACGACAAGGAGGAGGATCCAAAAGGCGCCCAGGGTACTGAGACACAGACGTCAATGCAAGGGGACACTAAAACATCTTCCACATCTACTGGCGGGATCACAG GATCTTTTGCTTGTCCTGCCATTGCCCCGCCAGTTCCCCCCCAGCCTTGTACATTCTGGTCCCCAGCCCAACCTCCTCTCCCCGACagcccacccccacccccacctcccAGCTTGCCCCCACTGCCGCCTCTCCCACCAGACtcgcctcctccacctcctcctcctcctgacagtGAGGGCGAGATCATGGAggtggagatggagatggatgatgatgacgataatGACGGGGAACCTCCAGCACCTGGAACTGAGGAAGACGGCAGTGGGAGGCCTCCTTTACCTCCAGGCACTGCTAACATTAAG ATTGTGGATTCATCGGGCTCCTTGGGGAAGGGTCAGAAACGTAAAGCTAGTCAGCTAAATAAAGCTATTATTGGCAGCAGTCCCATTCTCTACACCCAGGCTCCTGCCAGTGCAG CTGCTATTATGTCAGCAGCAGCCTACTGGAGTATGCCAGCTGTCTCTACCCCCTTGGTTTCTTGTGAGCCTCCGGCTCCACCTGTTCCAATCCTGTCTCCTCAACCACCTCTGCCACCCCCCCAGCCCCCGTTTGAACCTCCGGTGCCCAAAGCTCCTCCCACAGACAAGaccaaaaaagttaaaaaggaCAAG tctaaGAAGAGTAAGACGAAAATGCCTTCTCTGGTGAAGAAATGGCAGAGCATCCAAAAAGAGTTGGATGAGGAAGAAAAGAGCAGCTCCAGTGATGAAGACAGAGATCAGCTCAACAAAAAGAGTATTGAAGACTGGAAGCAACAGCAGCTCCAGAC AGGAAAAGCATCAAAGAATGCCAACTTTGAGGCACTTCCTCAAGACTGGCGGGAGCGAGTCAAGAAAAGGAAGATGAACAGCACATAA
- the fnbp4 gene encoding formin-binding protein 4 isoform X2: MGKKTRLTGGAVGRRTILQLSPLRTGNAGDREEAPSGSDDEQEGDGHRFIREKRLNMKAPAVKATEGLSLLGAYEDSEEEDAGESQHLTSNSQHNQSADIDSTLANFMAEIDAITTQPSSDGTTSQPSVPTPTPPRPEGDNQQPSASDGQNQTTDFEYNTQYSLAGVDVEMGDWQEVWDDNSGCYYYWNTVTNEVSWELPHYLADQVQSLGKSNSSNVNGNGTAHGGHYTEENYAPAAAPTSVKETKPKEVMESVVGLTSEEEERHGVAASLLGPLIPSEVKEAEEKWRKRVIKGLDETENSQDSEGEGGRPVGSPATPLRDTESVPTVQKDISKKQTGDNSDAEEETEEDTVELELALERKKAELRALEEGDASTGASSPCSETSQEASGSRGGLVKKNRWKTAFPSTASPESNSRGSDIQDSTETACPKVPENVAAGEDMETDNAEEKADSKPSVKEEGETAELKVETPELKFQIGELANTLTSKMEFLGIDKKAISNFQLLLLQTETRIADWREGALNGVYLRRRLQEAAEHIKYYELNATPKGWSCHWDREHRRYFYVKDRSGASQWDFPTEDDKEEDPKGAQGTETQTSMQGDTKTSSTSTGGITGSFACPAIAPPVPPQPCTFWSPAQPPLPDSPPPPPPPSLPPLPPLPPDSPPPPPPPPDSEGEIMEVEMEMDDDDDNDGEPPAPGTEEDGSGRPPLPPGTANIKIVDSSGSLGKGQKRKASQLNKAIIGSSPILYTQAPASAAAIMSAAAYWSMPAVSTPLVSCEPPAPPVPILSPQPPLPPPQPPFEPPVPKAPPTDKTKKVKKDKSKKSKTKMPSLVKKWQSIQKELDEEEKSSSSDEDRDQLNKKSIEDWKQQQLQTGKASKNANFEALPQDWRERVKKRKMNST; the protein is encoded by the exons ATGGGGAAGAAAACTCGCCTCACAGGAGGAGCGGTCGGTCGTAGAACAATATTACAGCTTTCACCGCTCCGCACAGGGAATGCCGGAGACAGGGAAGAAGCACCGTCTGGATCTGATG ACGAGCAGGAGGGTGATGGGCATCGATTCATAAGAGAGAAACGTTTAAACATGAAGGCTCCTGCAGTAAAGGCCACAG AGGGCCTGTCTCTTCTTGGAGCCTATGaagacagtgaggaggaggatgctggAGAGTCTCAACATTTAACTTCAAACTCTCAACATAACCAGTCAGCTGACATCGACAGTACACTGGCAAATTTCATGGCT GAAATTGATGCTATTACCACTCAGCCAAGTTCAGATGGTACAACATCTCAACCTTCAGTCCCGACTCCCACCCCACCCAGACCTGAGGGGGATAATCAGCAGCCATCTGCCAGTGACGGACAGAATCAAACCACAGATTTTGAGTACAATACTCAATATTCACTAGCTGGAG tggatGTAGAGATGGGAGACTGGCAAGAGGTGTGGGATGACAACTCTGGTTGCTATTACTACTGGAACACAGTGACTAACGAGGTGTCCTGGGAGCTGCCGCACTATCTTGCTGATCAGGTGCAAAGTCTGGGGAAGTCAAACAG CTCTAATGTTAATGGAAATGGGACAGCTCATGGAGGTCATTACACAGAGGAAAACTATGCACCTGCTGCAGCTCCAACATCAGTGAAAGAGACTAAACCTAAG GAGGTAATGGAGAGTGTCGTAGGACTTACaagtgaagaggaggagcgCCACGGAGTGGCTGCATCACTTCTTGGTCCTCTCATCCCCTCAGAAGtgaaagaagcagaagaaaaatggagaaaaagagTAATTAAGGGTTTGGACGAGACTGAGAACAGTCAGGATTCTGAGGGAGAGGGCGGACGTCCTGTTGGATCTCCAGCTACCCCTCTGCGTGACACAGAATCAGTCCCCACGGTGCAGAAAGATATTTCAAAGAAGCAGACAGGTGACAACTCCGATGCTGAGGAGGAAACGGAGGAAGACACGGTGGAGCTGGAACTGgctctggagagaaaaaag GCAGAGCTCCGGGCACTGGAGGAGGGAGATGCGAGCACGGGGGCTTCCAGTCCTTGTTCTGAGACGAGCCAAGAAGCTTCCGGTTCTCGTGGTGGTTTAGTGAAGAAAAACCGGTGGAAGACCGCCTTCCCCTCTACTGCCAGCCCTGAATCTAACAGCAGAGGCTCAGATATACAGGACAGTACAGAGACTG CATGTCCTAAAGTCCCAGAGAATGTTGCAGCAGGAGAAGACATGGAAACAGACAACGCTGAGGAGAAAGCAGATTCAAAACCTTCAGTAAAAGAAGAAGGGGAAACAGCTGAGCTCAAAGTGGAAACGCCTGAGCTGAAG TTTCAGATTGGAGAACTGGCTAACACCTTAACTAGCAAGATGGAGTTCCTGGGAATAGACAAAAAAGCAATCTCTAActtccagctcctcctgctgcaaACTGAG ACACGAATCGCTGACTGGAGGGAGGGTGCTCTGAATGGAGTCTATCTACGCCGCAGGCTGCAGGAAGCTGCTGAACACATAAAATATTACGAACTTAACGCCACCCCTAAAGGCTGGTCCTGCCACTGGGACAG AGAGCACAGGCGGTATTTCTATGTGAAGGACCGGAGCGGGGCCTCCCAGTGGGATTTCCCAACAGAGGACGACAAGGAGGAGGATCCAAAAGGCGCCCAGGGTACTGAGACACAGACGTCAATGCAAGGGGACACTAAAACATCTTCCACATCTACTGGCGGGATCACAG GATCTTTTGCTTGTCCTGCCATTGCCCCGCCAGTTCCCCCCCAGCCTTGTACATTCTGGTCCCCAGCCCAACCTCCTCTCCCCGACagcccacccccacccccacctcccAGCTTGCCCCCACTGCCGCCTCTCCCACCAGACtcgcctcctccacctcctcctcctcctgacagtGAGGGCGAGATCATGGAggtggagatggagatggatgatgatgacgataatGACGGGGAACCTCCAGCACCTGGAACTGAGGAAGACGGCAGTGGGAGGCCTCCTTTACCTCCAGGCACTGCTAACATTAAG ATTGTGGATTCATCGGGCTCCTTGGGGAAGGGTCAGAAACGTAAAGCTAGTCAGCTAAATAAAGCTATTATTGGCAGCAGTCCCATTCTCTACACCCAGGCTCCTGCCAGTGCAG CTGCTATTATGTCAGCAGCAGCCTACTGGAGTATGCCAGCTGTCTCTACCCCCTTGGTTTCTTGTGAGCCTCCGGCTCCACCTGTTCCAATCCTGTCTCCTCAACCACCTCTGCCACCCCCCCAGCCCCCGTTTGAACCTCCGGTGCCCAAAGCTCCTCCCACAGACAAGaccaaaaaagttaaaaaggaCAAG tctaaGAAGAGTAAGACGAAAATGCCTTCTCTGGTGAAGAAATGGCAGAGCATCCAAAAAGAGTTGGATGAGGAAGAAAAGAGCAGCTCCAGTGATGAAGACAGAGATCAGCTCAACAAAAAGAGTATTGAAGACTGGAAGCAACAGCAGCTCCAGAC AGGAAAAGCATCAAAGAATGCCAACTTTGAGGCACTTCCTCAAGACTGGCGGGAGCGAGTCAAGAAAAGGAAGATGAACAGCACATAA
- the lrrc10 gene encoding leucine-rich repeat-containing protein 10, which yields MGNAMRGVIAFIPSERCQRFLVGDLKEMPLDRTLDLSSRQLRRLPVAACVFDELVKLYLSDNNLSTLPAELQGLRKLQLLALDFNCFEELPAAVCRLPQLSILYLGNNKLYQLPNELSELKELNTLWLETNCFTAFPEVVCELSNLKTLHLGYNQIRSLPSELGQLEELRSIWLAGNQLAEFPPVLLEMHFLAVIDVDRNKIRYFPGLSHLQGLKLVIYDHNPCINAPVVGEGVRRVGRWADCANDEPEEDGSKAASETTAEGMEVQPEEKNDIQGQEA from the coding sequence ATGGGGAATGCCATGCGAGGTGTCATTGCATTTATACCCTCCGAGCGTTGTCAGCGCTTCTTAGTGGGGGACCTTAAGGAAATGCCTCTTGATCGGACCCTGGACCTGAGCAGCCGTCAGTTGCGTCGGCTGCCTGTTGCTGCCTGTGTCTTTGATGAACTGGTGAAGCTTTATCTGAGTGATAACAACCTCAGCACCTTACCTGCTGAGCTCCAGGGGTTAAGGAAGTTGCAGCTGCTGGCCCTTGACTTCAACTGCTTCGAGGAGCTCCCTGCAGCTGTCTGCAGATTGCCACAGCTCAGCATCCTTTACCTAGGCAACAACAAGCTTTACCAACTCCCCAATGAACTGAGTGAGCTCAAGGAACTTAATACTCTCTGGCTAGAGACTAATTGCTTCACTGCTTTTCCCGAGGTGGTGTGCGAGCTCTCTAATCTCAAGACACTGCACCTTGGATATAACCAGATACGGAGTTTACCAAGTGAGCTAGGACAACTGGAGGAGCTCAGAAGCATCTGGCTTGCTGGGAACCAGCTGGCAGAATTCCCACCAGTGTTGCTGGAAATGCATTTTCTTGCTGTTATTGATGTGGATCGTAACAAAATACGTTACTTCCCAGGTCTGTCTCACTTGCAAGGCTTGAAACTTGTCATATATGACCACAACCCCTGCATTAACGCTCCTGTTGTAGGGGAGGGAGTAAGAAGAGTGGGACGCTGGGCAGATTGCGCCAATGACGAGCCGGAAGAGGACGGGTCAAAAGCCGCCAGTGAGACTACGGCCGAGGGCATGGAGGTACAGCCCGAGGAGAAGAACGACATTCAGGGTCAAGAAGCATGA